The Microbacterium luteum genome includes a region encoding these proteins:
- the menD gene encoding 2-succinyl-5-enolpyruvyl-6-hydroxy-3-cyclohexene-1-carboxylic-acid synthase, whose amino-acid sequence MSGEPGDDVAPTVTGAPATDAAAALLGALVARGVRHVVLSPGSRSQALALVAAELERGGHVQLHVRVDERVAGFTALGIARETRVPAAVVCTSGTAVANLLPAVLEAHHAGVPLLLLTADRPPELRGVGANQTTRQPGLFSSATRYAADLAVPEESDPDGTSDATATLRVVAAEAVDAARGVGQWSAGPVHLNLPYREPLSGPVPTWLDDAIAAGAQAAGSGSVDDAAMSGALYQGGGGIGSLDVADEAGEIPVALDRGPRTVVVAGADAGPAAEALAHEGRWPLIAEIVSGSRFGRHVVHGYRQLLRDPDLGGRIERVVVFGHPTLSREVTALLSDPAVEVIALRGPGEPLGLNGATRSVDAVAVAVDGGSPEVVDAERAWLGAWMRASREAAVDLSPPAPDADALSSAVPQERLGAISAELDAVRAPVDRNLLVDAVWRATWPHDRLVFGSSRLVRVADAVLPGKKVTVHANRGLAGIDGTVATATGVAIASQSAGAHGVTRVLLGDLALLHDAGALLAAIGEAEPRIQIIVGNDGGGTIFDGLEVAATADAEAADRVLYTPHGVDVGRLASAYGWTHTRVTTRAALDQALTTPAAARQVIEVPLAR is encoded by the coding sequence GTGTCCGGCGAGCCCGGCGACGACGTCGCCCCGACCGTCACCGGCGCCCCCGCGACCGATGCGGCCGCCGCTCTGCTGGGTGCACTCGTCGCCCGCGGCGTGCGCCACGTGGTGCTGAGCCCCGGTTCGCGCTCGCAGGCGCTCGCGCTCGTGGCCGCCGAACTCGAACGCGGCGGTCACGTGCAGCTCCACGTGCGCGTGGACGAGAGGGTCGCCGGCTTCACCGCGCTCGGCATCGCCCGGGAGACGCGGGTGCCCGCCGCCGTCGTGTGCACCTCGGGCACGGCCGTCGCGAACCTGCTGCCGGCGGTGCTCGAAGCGCACCACGCGGGTGTGCCGCTGCTGCTGCTGACGGCCGACCGTCCCCCCGAGCTGCGGGGCGTGGGCGCCAACCAGACCACGCGGCAACCCGGCCTTTTCTCCTCCGCCACCCGCTACGCCGCAGACCTCGCCGTGCCCGAGGAGAGCGACCCCGACGGCACCTCCGATGCGACCGCCACGCTGCGGGTCGTCGCGGCCGAGGCGGTGGATGCCGCACGCGGCGTGGGCCAGTGGTCGGCGGGACCGGTGCACCTGAACCTTCCGTATCGCGAGCCCCTCAGCGGTCCTGTCCCGACGTGGCTCGACGACGCGATCGCCGCGGGAGCGCAGGCCGCCGGCAGCGGCTCGGTCGATGACGCGGCGATGTCCGGCGCGCTCTATCAGGGCGGCGGCGGCATCGGCTCGCTCGATGTCGCCGACGAGGCCGGCGAGATCCCCGTCGCGCTCGACCGCGGCCCCCGAACGGTGGTCGTCGCCGGTGCCGATGCGGGGCCCGCTGCCGAAGCCCTCGCGCACGAGGGGCGGTGGCCGCTGATCGCCGAGATCGTCAGCGGTTCGCGCTTCGGCCGTCACGTCGTGCACGGCTATCGACAGCTCCTGCGCGACCCCGACCTCGGCGGCCGGATCGAGCGCGTCGTCGTCTTCGGGCACCCGACGCTCTCCCGCGAGGTGACGGCGCTCCTGTCCGATCCCGCTGTCGAGGTGATCGCGCTGCGCGGGCCCGGCGAACCGCTCGGGCTGAACGGCGCGACGCGTTCGGTGGACGCCGTGGCCGTCGCCGTCGACGGCGGCAGCCCCGAGGTCGTCGATGCCGAGCGCGCGTGGCTCGGGGCATGGATGCGCGCGTCGCGCGAGGCCGCGGTGGACCTGTCTCCGCCGGCGCCCGACGCCGACGCCCTCTCCTCGGCGGTGCCGCAGGAACGGCTCGGGGCCATCTCGGCCGAACTCGACGCGGTGCGCGCGCCCGTGGACCGCAACCTCCTCGTCGACGCGGTGTGGCGGGCCACGTGGCCGCACGACCGGCTCGTGTTCGGATCGTCGCGCCTGGTGCGCGTGGCCGACGCGGTGCTGCCCGGCAAGAAGGTGACGGTGCACGCCAACCGGGGGCTCGCCGGCATCGACGGCACCGTGGCGACGGCCACGGGCGTCGCCATCGCGAGCCAGAGCGCCGGCGCGCACGGGGTCACGCGCGTGCTTCTGGGCGATCTGGCGCTGCTCCACGATGCCGGAGCGCTGCTCGCCGCCATCGGCGAGGCCGAGCCGCGCATCCAGATCATCGTCGGCAACGACGGCGGCGGCACCATCTTCGACGGCCTCGAGGTGGCCGCCACCGCCGATGCCGAAGCGGCCGACCGGGTGCTCTACACGCCGCACGGCGTCGACGTCGGCCGCCTGGCGAGCGCGTACGGCTGGACGCACACGCGGGTGACCACGCGCGCCGCCCTCGACCAGGCGCTGACCACGCCGGCGGCCGCACGTCAGGTGATCGAGGTGCCGCTGGCCCGATGA
- a CDS encoding polyphosphate kinase 2 family protein: protein MTGTRPLHDGGAGDLRDIGDLLRVGPGFRLADVDTASTPGYGGGKRDGAADLAAGVDALDDLQERLFARSRVQKTDAAVLLVLQAMDSAGKGGIVRHVVGAVDPQGVSLTAFKKPTDEELAQDFLWRIEKRLPEPGLIGVFDRSHYEDVLVGRVRQLAPAAEIERRYDAINAFEERVVATGTRIVKVMLHISADEQKKRLTERLDRADKHWKFTPGDVDERMLWPRYQHAYQVMFERTSTAHAPWYVVPADRKWYARLAVQHLLRSALEDIDPQWPAATYDVAEQRARLAAT, encoded by the coding sequence ATGACCGGGACGAGACCTCTCCACGACGGCGGCGCGGGCGACCTGCGAGACATCGGCGACCTGCTGCGGGTGGGACCCGGGTTCCGCCTCGCCGACGTCGACACCGCATCGACGCCGGGCTACGGCGGCGGAAAGCGCGACGGCGCGGCGGATCTCGCCGCGGGTGTCGACGCGCTCGATGATCTGCAGGAGCGGCTGTTCGCGCGCAGTCGCGTGCAGAAGACCGACGCGGCGGTGCTCCTCGTGCTGCAGGCGATGGACTCCGCCGGCAAGGGCGGCATCGTGCGCCACGTCGTCGGCGCCGTCGATCCGCAGGGGGTCTCGCTCACGGCGTTCAAGAAGCCCACCGACGAAGAGCTTGCGCAGGACTTCCTGTGGCGCATCGAGAAGCGATTGCCCGAGCCGGGTCTCATCGGGGTGTTCGATCGCTCGCACTACGAGGACGTGCTCGTCGGGCGCGTGCGTCAGCTCGCACCCGCGGCGGAGATCGAACGGCGGTACGACGCCATCAACGCCTTCGAAGAGCGGGTGGTCGCCACCGGAACCCGCATCGTGAAGGTCATGCTCCACATCTCGGCCGACGAGCAGAAGAAGCGCCTGACCGAACGGCTCGACCGTGCGGACAAGCACTGGAAGTTCACGCCGGGAGACGTCGACGAACGGATGCTGTGGCCGCGCTACCAGCACGCCTACCAGGTGATGTTCGAGCGCACCTCCACCGCCCACGCGCCGTGGTACGTCGTGCCCGCCGATCGCAAGTGGTATGCGCGGCTGGCTGTTCAGCACCTGCTCCGGTCCGCGCTCGAAGACATCGATCCGCAGTGGCCGGCGGCCACCTACGACGTCGCCGAGCAGCGCGCCCGGCTGGCCGCCACCTGA
- a CDS encoding isochorismate synthase — MPAFPRLSVETREIDPVGDLLAYADPDRPLAWLRRGEGVVGVGEQSGYEHVGAEADSSLSAADAWRLIAAEADVDDPVGLPGTGLIAFGALTFDARSAWPSRLIIPTTVVGRRGGRSWVTRIRRADDPHPPTGADMPQPRALGPSWSGTLGPGSLDPAGYQGAVRSALEAITAGEVGKVVVARDLVGTVPAGADLRRLVRALSVDYPDTWTFAVDGLIGASPETLVTVAGGAVTARVLAGTAGRGTDHADDTGAASRLLESGKDRDEHRFAVRSVVEALAPHTRTLAADEEPFALELPNLWHLATDVAGVLGDDASSLDLVASLHPTAAVAGTPTDAALAVIRRIEPFDRGRYAGPVGWVDGSGDGEWAIALRCAQVGGLPARRVSASTGTIPVTAFAGAGIVAGSDPEAEMLETRVKFRPIVDALA; from the coding sequence GTGCCCGCGTTCCCCCGCCTGTCCGTCGAGACCCGGGAGATCGACCCCGTCGGCGACCTCCTCGCGTACGCCGATCCCGATCGACCGCTCGCGTGGCTGCGACGCGGCGAGGGAGTGGTCGGCGTCGGCGAACAGAGCGGGTACGAGCACGTCGGCGCGGAGGCGGATTCCTCCCTCTCCGCGGCCGACGCGTGGCGCCTCATCGCCGCCGAGGCCGACGTCGACGATCCCGTGGGGCTTCCCGGCACCGGCCTCATCGCCTTCGGTGCGCTCACCTTCGATGCGCGCTCGGCGTGGCCCAGCCGCCTGATCATCCCCACCACCGTCGTCGGACGCCGCGGCGGGCGCTCCTGGGTGACGCGCATCCGCCGCGCCGACGACCCGCATCCGCCCACCGGCGCAGACATGCCGCAGCCTCGCGCGCTCGGGCCGTCGTGGTCCGGCACGCTCGGCCCCGGGTCGCTGGATCCGGCGGGCTATCAGGGCGCGGTCCGCTCGGCGCTCGAGGCGATCACCGCGGGCGAGGTCGGCAAGGTCGTGGTCGCCCGCGACCTGGTGGGAACCGTGCCGGCGGGGGCGGATCTGCGCCGGCTGGTGCGGGCGCTGTCGGTCGACTATCCCGACACCTGGACCTTCGCCGTCGACGGCCTGATCGGCGCGAGCCCCGAGACCCTCGTCACGGTCGCGGGCGGAGCCGTGACCGCTCGCGTTCTCGCCGGCACGGCCGGGCGCGGCACCGACCACGCCGACGACACCGGCGCCGCCTCGCGGCTCCTCGAGAGCGGGAAAGATCGAGACGAGCACCGTTTCGCAGTGCGCAGCGTCGTGGAGGCCCTGGCACCGCACACCCGCACCCTCGCCGCCGACGAGGAGCCCTTCGCGCTGGAGCTGCCGAACCTGTGGCACCTGGCCACCGACGTCGCCGGCGTGCTCGGCGACGACGCGTCGTCGCTGGACCTCGTCGCATCGCTGCATCCCACCGCCGCCGTGGCGGGCACGCCGACCGATGCCGCCCTCGCGGTCATCCGGCGCATCGAGCCCTTCGACCGCGGTCGGTACGCGGGACCCGTCGGCTGGGTCGACGGGTCCGGAGACGGCGAGTGGGCCATCGCGCTCCGGTGCGCTCAGGTGGGTGGCCTGCCCGCACGGCGCGTCAGCGCATCCACCGGCACCATCCCCGTCACGGCGTTCGCCGGCGCGGGGATCGTCGCGGGCAGCGACCCCGAGGCCGAGATGCTCGAGACCCGGGTGAAGTTCCGCCCGATCGTCGACGCCCTCGCGTAA
- a CDS encoding DUF402 domain-containing protein — protein sequence MTADLLRPEPGTRTVFRWRKWDGGPHWVHDCIYLGHDRWGEWFGQPEGTRSFRPGRDFLTRAASVTLVPPSGDHALTVNVAPPASSRIYIDLAWDVRWSDTEAGVPTGIDMDLDVVRAVDGRGTWIDDRDEWDEHRVAYGYPAEIVAHLDALAIELERKVRDRVAPYDDDTANAWLARLAALAGAGPAARADA from the coding sequence GTGACCGCCGACCTCCTGCGCCCCGAACCGGGCACCCGCACCGTGTTCCGCTGGCGCAAGTGGGACGGCGGCCCGCATTGGGTGCACGACTGCATCTATCTCGGTCACGACCGGTGGGGCGAGTGGTTCGGTCAGCCGGAGGGCACGCGGAGCTTCCGCCCCGGTCGGGACTTCCTCACCCGCGCGGCCAGCGTCACGCTCGTGCCGCCCTCGGGGGACCACGCCCTCACGGTCAACGTCGCGCCACCGGCATCCAGTCGCATCTACATCGACCTCGCGTGGGACGTGCGCTGGTCCGACACCGAGGCCGGCGTGCCCACCGGGATCGACATGGATCTCGACGTCGTGCGCGCCGTCGACGGCCGCGGCACGTGGATCGACGATCGCGACGAGTGGGACGAGCACCGCGTCGCGTACGGCTACCCGGCCGAGATCGTCGCGCACCTCGACGCGCTCGCGATCGAGCTCGAACGCAAGGTACGCGACCGTGTGGCGCCGTACGACGACGACACGGCGAACGCGTGGCTGGCTCGGCTGGCCGCCCTCGCCGGCGCCGGGCCGGCCGCGCGGGCCGACGCGTAG
- a CDS encoding demethylmenaquinone methyltransferase has product MTPDTAPRPAEPNRADLGKDPARVSGMFDGVAAGYDRTNTVLSLGNDRSWRAATTRAVAPKRGERILDLAAGTGASSASLARSGAEVVAADFSPGMLAEGERRHGASAPGGGMPNLSFVEADATALPFGDDAFDAVTMSFGLRNVNEPRAALSELLRVTKPGGRLVICEFSHPPSSLFRALYGFYNDRVLPVVAKTVSSNSEAYDYLNESIRDWPDQRTLMAWIRQAGWGDVAYRNLTGGIVALHRGIKPVDQGAGTTDPAE; this is encoded by the coding sequence GTGACCCCCGACACCGCCCCCCGACCCGCCGAGCCGAACCGCGCCGATCTGGGCAAGGACCCGGCACGGGTCTCGGGGATGTTCGACGGGGTCGCTGCCGGCTACGACCGCACCAACACCGTGCTCAGCCTCGGCAACGACCGTTCGTGGCGAGCCGCGACCACGCGTGCCGTCGCCCCGAAGCGCGGCGAGCGCATCCTCGACCTCGCCGCCGGGACGGGCGCCTCCAGCGCCTCCCTCGCCCGGAGCGGAGCAGAGGTCGTCGCCGCGGACTTCTCGCCGGGGATGCTCGCCGAAGGCGAACGCCGCCACGGCGCGTCGGCACCCGGCGGCGGCATGCCGAACCTCTCGTTCGTCGAGGCGGACGCGACCGCACTGCCGTTCGGCGACGACGCTTTCGACGCGGTCACGATGTCGTTCGGGCTGCGCAACGTCAACGAGCCGCGCGCGGCTCTGAGCGAGCTGCTGCGGGTGACCAAGCCGGGCGGGCGCCTGGTGATCTGCGAGTTCTCGCACCCGCCGTCGTCGCTGTTCCGGGCCCTCTACGGCTTCTACAACGATCGTGTGCTGCCGGTTGTGGCGAAGACGGTGAGCTCCAACAGCGAGGCATACGACTACCTGAACGAGTCCATCCGCGACTGGCCCGACCAGCGCACACTTATGGCGTGGATCCGGCAGGCGGGCTGGGGCGACGTCGCCTATCGCAACCTCACCGGCGGGATCGTCGCGCTGCACCGCGGGATCAAGCCCGTCGACCAAGGCGCCGGAACGACCGATCCGGCGGAATGA
- a CDS encoding polyprenyl synthetase family protein: MTPSAQGSPIAGRLGLADRVFAGPRSRRLLAKVEAGLERVDRNLEAELTTADTLTNATSRYLFDAGGKRVRPMLALLTAHLGEGTTDDVIDAATALELTHLGSLYHDDVMDEADRRRGVPSAHSVWGNSVAILTGDLLFSRASQLMAKLGERAIKLQADTFERLVLGQMHETVGPHENDDRVAFYLQVLADKTGSLIAASAQAGALFSEAPSAYEQPLVEFGEKAGVAFQLLDDVIDLSSDPDETGKVPGTDLRAGVPTMPFLLLGQRDDDASTDLRERIDEGVARIADGADPVILDEPLAELRDHEATRATLDLAHSWSRDAIAALDPLPDGPVREGLTRFARAVADRSS; the protein is encoded by the coding sequence GTGACTCCCTCAGCGCAGGGCTCGCCGATCGCGGGCAGGCTCGGCCTGGCCGATCGCGTGTTCGCGGGTCCCCGATCCCGCCGACTGCTCGCGAAGGTCGAGGCGGGGCTCGAGCGCGTCGACCGCAACCTCGAAGCGGAGCTGACCACCGCCGACACGCTCACCAACGCGACCAGCCGCTACCTGTTCGACGCCGGCGGCAAGCGCGTGCGCCCGATGCTGGCGCTGCTGACGGCGCACCTGGGCGAGGGGACCACCGACGACGTCATCGACGCGGCCACCGCGCTCGAGCTCACCCACCTGGGCTCGCTCTACCACGACGATGTGATGGATGAGGCGGACCGCCGCCGCGGGGTGCCCAGTGCCCATTCGGTGTGGGGCAACAGCGTCGCCATCCTCACCGGAGACCTGCTGTTCTCGCGTGCCAGCCAGCTGATGGCCAAGCTCGGCGAGCGTGCCATCAAACTCCAGGCCGATACGTTCGAGCGGCTCGTGCTCGGTCAGATGCACGAGACGGTCGGACCGCACGAGAACGACGACCGGGTCGCGTTCTACCTGCAGGTGCTGGCGGACAAGACCGGATCGCTCATCGCCGCATCCGCTCAGGCCGGGGCGCTGTTCAGCGAAGCGCCGAGCGCCTACGAGCAGCCGCTCGTGGAATTCGGCGAGAAGGCGGGGGTCGCCTTCCAGCTCCTCGACGACGTCATCGACCTCTCGAGCGACCCCGACGAGACCGGCAAGGTGCCCGGCACCGACCTGCGCGCCGGCGTGCCGACGATGCCCTTCCTGCTGCTCGGGCAGCGCGACGACGACGCGTCGACCGACCTGCGCGAGCGCATCGACGAGGGCGTCGCCCGCATCGCCGACGGCGCCGATCCCGTCATCCTCGACGAGCCGCTGGCCGAGCTCCGCGACCACGAGGCGACGCGGGCCACCCTCGACCTCGCCCACTCGTGGTCGCGCGACGCCATCGCCGCGCTCGACCCGCTTCCCGACGGTCCCGTGCGCGAAGGACTCACGCGGTTCGCGCGCGCGGTGGCCGACCGCTCCAGCTGA
- a CDS encoding FAD-dependent oxidoreductase — protein sequence MTKLRLAIVGAGPAGIYAADILLKAERTFDVSIDLFEHLPAPYGLVRYGVAPDHPRIKGIITALRGVLDRGDIRIFGNVRFGEDITLDDLKHHYNAVIFSTGAALDASLEIPGIDAAGSYGAADFVSWFDGHPDVPRDWPLDAESVAVIGNGNVALDVARMLAKHAEDLLPTEIPDNVHAGLAASAITDVHVFGRRGPAQVKFTPLELRELGEQRDVDMVVYDEDFDYDEASKDAIASNKQVMVIDRVLQSWRKLDSANGAGGTASRRLHLHFWARPVEVKKDAAGRVAALVYERTRPDDEGGVVGTGEMREVAIQQLYRAVGYFGSPLPGVPFDDRHGVIPNHEGQVLHPENNERVPGVYATGWIKRGPVGLIGHTKSDAMETVRHLINDQGSWWHPADPSEEAIPALLAERGVAWTDLEGWHRLDEHEIALGAPHERARIKVVPRDEMVAVSRGE from the coding sequence ATGACCAAGCTGCGACTGGCGATCGTCGGAGCCGGCCCCGCCGGCATCTACGCCGCCGACATCCTGCTGAAGGCCGAGCGCACCTTCGACGTGTCCATCGATCTGTTCGAGCACCTGCCGGCCCCGTACGGTCTGGTGCGATACGGCGTGGCGCCGGATCATCCCCGCATCAAGGGCATCATCACCGCGCTGCGCGGCGTGCTGGACCGGGGTGACATCCGGATCTTCGGCAACGTGCGCTTCGGTGAGGACATCACGCTCGACGACCTCAAGCACCACTACAACGCCGTCATCTTCTCCACGGGCGCCGCGCTCGACGCGTCGCTGGAGATCCCCGGCATCGATGCGGCCGGATCCTACGGTGCGGCCGATTTCGTCAGCTGGTTCGACGGCCACCCCGATGTGCCGCGCGACTGGCCCCTCGACGCGGAGTCGGTCGCCGTCATCGGCAACGGAAACGTCGCGCTCGACGTGGCCCGCATGCTCGCCAAGCATGCCGAGGACCTGCTGCCGACGGAGATCCCCGACAACGTGCACGCGGGTCTGGCCGCGTCCGCGATCACCGATGTGCACGTGTTCGGGCGCCGGGGACCCGCCCAGGTGAAGTTCACGCCCCTCGAGCTGCGCGAACTCGGCGAGCAGCGCGACGTCGACATGGTGGTCTACGACGAGGACTTCGACTACGACGAGGCGTCGAAGGACGCCATCGCCAGCAACAAGCAGGTCATGGTCATCGACCGGGTGCTGCAGTCGTGGCGCAAGCTCGACTCCGCGAACGGCGCCGGCGGCACCGCATCGCGCCGGCTGCACCTGCACTTCTGGGCCAGGCCCGTCGAGGTGAAGAAGGATGCCGCCGGACGCGTGGCCGCGCTCGTGTACGAGCGCACGCGACCCGACGACGAGGGCGGCGTGGTCGGCACCGGCGAGATGCGCGAAGTGGCCATCCAGCAGCTCTACCGCGCCGTCGGCTACTTCGGTTCGCCCCTCCCCGGCGTCCCGTTCGATGACCGCCACGGCGTCATCCCGAACCACGAGGGGCAGGTGCTGCATCCGGAGAACAACGAGCGGGTGCCCGGCGTCTACGCCACGGGGTGGATCAAGCGCGGACCGGTGGGGCTGATCGGACACACCAAATCGGATGCGATGGAGACGGTGCGCCATCTCATCAACGATCAGGGCTCGTGGTGGCACCCGGCGGACCCCTCGGAGGAGGCGATCCCCGCCCTCCTCGCCGAGCGGGGCGTGGCGTGGACCGACCTTGAGGGCTGGCACCGCCTCGACGAGCACGAGATCGCCCTGGGCGCTCCGCACGAGCGTGCCCGCATCAAGGTCGTGCCACGCGACGAGATGGTCGCCGTCTCGCGCGGCGAGTGA
- a CDS encoding multidrug effflux MFS transporter, with product MSGAPRLTSGLVATLGFLAAVGPFATDMYLASFTEIAADLGSSASAVQLTLTAFLLGIGAGQLLLGPLSDRFGRRPVMVLSMGVFALSSVLMVFTPTIEVFVGLRLVQGVAGAAGIVVARAIAVDLSEGETAVRALSLIATVTALGPLVAPPIGGAVGVLTGWRGVLIVLAAISAAMFLLAVLVVPESLPPERRHGGGVRAIARMLGTVASTRGFGAYTLTVAAAFAGMMAYISASPFVGQEVLGMDPLVYALGFAAGALGVVSANLLNARIAPRVGPGRMLTLGVSFLVLASCVLALLAITGWLRPASFIGCAVVLTAGAGFTMSNASALALARTPHMRGSGAAVLGATQFVLGGAMSPVVGAWGEDTAVPMAVIVACAAIAAAGSRLVARRRLRGIA from the coding sequence GTGAGCGGCGCTCCCCGCCTCACCTCGGGGCTGGTCGCCACCCTCGGATTCCTCGCCGCGGTCGGTCCGTTCGCGACGGACATGTATCTCGCGTCGTTCACCGAGATCGCCGCGGATCTCGGCTCGTCGGCGTCGGCCGTGCAGCTCACCCTCACGGCCTTCCTGCTCGGGATCGGCGCCGGCCAGCTGCTGCTCGGACCGCTCTCGGACCGGTTCGGACGCCGCCCCGTCATGGTGCTGTCGATGGGTGTCTTCGCCCTCTCGAGCGTGCTGATGGTGTTCACCCCGACGATCGAGGTGTTCGTCGGCCTGCGACTGGTGCAGGGTGTCGCCGGTGCGGCGGGAATCGTCGTGGCGCGGGCGATCGCGGTCGACCTCAGCGAGGGCGAGACCGCCGTGCGCGCCCTCAGCCTCATCGCGACGGTGACGGCGCTCGGGCCCCTCGTGGCGCCGCCGATCGGCGGCGCGGTGGGTGTGCTGACCGGCTGGCGCGGCGTGCTGATCGTGCTGGCCGCCATCTCGGCGGCGATGTTCCTGCTCGCCGTGCTCGTGGTGCCCGAATCGCTCCCGCCGGAACGTCGACACGGCGGCGGGGTGCGGGCGATCGCCCGCATGCTCGGCACCGTCGCGAGCACCCGCGGATTCGGCGCCTACACCCTCACCGTCGCCGCGGCGTTCGCGGGCATGATGGCCTACATCTCCGCGTCGCCGTTCGTCGGGCAGGAGGTGCTCGGCATGGACCCGCTCGTCTATGCGCTGGGATTCGCCGCGGGTGCGCTCGGTGTGGTGTCGGCGAACCTTCTCAATGCACGTATCGCTCCTCGGGTGGGCCCCGGTCGCATGCTCACCCTCGGTGTCTCGTTCCTCGTTCTCGCCTCCTGCGTCCTCGCGCTCCTGGCGATCACCGGATGGCTCCGTCCGGCCTCCTTCATCGGATGCGCGGTGGTGCTGACCGCCGGTGCCGGCTTCACGATGTCGAACGCCTCCGCGCTCGCCCTCGCCCGTACGCCTCACATGCGCGGCTCCGGCGCGGCCGTGCTCGGGGCGACGCAATTCGTGCTCGGCGGAGCGATGTCGCCCGTGGTCGGTGCGTGGGGAGAGGACACGGCCGTGCCGATGGCGGTGATCGTCGCGTGCGCCGCGATCGCGGCTGCGGGCTCCCGGCTGGTGGCGCGTCGGCGCCTGCGCGGCATCGCCTGA
- a CDS encoding extracellular solute-binding protein, whose amino-acid sequence MRGRRMMGAGVALAVVASLGACSADDGTPTLTWYINPDAGGQERIAASCTEAADGAYRIETTLLPRDAASQREQLARRLAASDRSLDIMSLDPPFIPELAEPGFLAPVPDELQDTEGIVQGAVDSASWNDELVTVPFWANTQLLWYRESVVEEAGLDMSEPVTWDQIIEVAEENDLQLGVQGALAESLTVWVNALIASAGGEILETPDAPPKDMELGIDSDAGRAAAEVLQRIGENRLGGAGLPTANENASLNLFEGEQGSFMVNWPFVWPALNESSPEVADDLGWAVYPRMDADTPAAPPVGGINLGVGAFSENQDLAWQAVECIVQPENQAEYFVSDGNPPSNAAAYDDEAVQEEFPMADVIRESLDLGVPRPQTPYYNEISIGLQRTWHPPAGVDPDTTPETSSEFILAVLQGERLL is encoded by the coding sequence ATGCGCGGCAGGAGGATGATGGGCGCCGGTGTCGCGCTGGCCGTCGTCGCGAGTCTCGGAGCCTGCTCCGCCGACGACGGGACTCCCACCCTCACCTGGTACATCAACCCCGACGCCGGCGGCCAGGAGCGCATCGCCGCATCCTGCACCGAGGCTGCCGACGGGGCGTACCGCATCGAGACGACGCTGCTGCCGCGTGACGCGGCGTCGCAGCGCGAGCAGCTCGCGCGGCGGCTCGCCGCCAGCGACCGCTCCCTGGACATCATGAGTCTCGACCCGCCCTTCATCCCGGAGCTCGCCGAACCCGGCTTCCTCGCACCCGTTCCCGACGAGCTGCAGGACACGGAGGGCATCGTGCAGGGCGCCGTCGACTCGGCGAGCTGGAACGACGAACTGGTCACGGTCCCGTTCTGGGCGAACACCCAGCTGCTCTGGTATCGCGAATCGGTCGTCGAGGAGGCGGGCCTGGACATGAGCGAGCCGGTCACGTGGGACCAGATCATCGAGGTCGCGGAGGAGAACGATCTGCAGCTCGGTGTCCAGGGCGCGCTCGCCGAATCCCTCACCGTCTGGGTGAACGCCCTGATCGCCTCGGCGGGCGGCGAGATCCTCGAGACCCCCGACGCACCGCCGAAGGACATGGAGCTGGGCATCGACTCCGACGCCGGTCGCGCCGCGGCAGAGGTGCTCCAGCGGATCGGCGAGAACCGGCTGGGAGGTGCCGGACTCCCGACGGCGAACGAGAATGCGAGCCTCAATCTGTTCGAGGGCGAGCAGGGATCCTTCATGGTCAACTGGCCCTTCGTGTGGCCGGCTCTCAACGAATCGTCCCCGGAGGTCGCCGACGACCTCGGATGGGCCGTGTATCCGCGCATGGATGCCGACACCCCGGCGGCCCCGCCCGTCGGCGGCATCAACCTCGGTGTGGGGGCCTTCAGCGAGAACCAGGACCTCGCGTGGCAGGCGGTGGAGTGCATCGTGCAGCCCGAGAACCAGGCCGAGTACTTCGTCAGCGACGGCAACCCGCCCTCGAACGCCGCCGCCTACGACGACGAGGCGGTGCAGGAGGAGTTCCCCATGGCCGACGTCATCCGCGAGTCCCTCGACCTCGGGGTTCCGCGCCCGCAGACGCCGTACTACAACGAGATCTCGATCGGGCTGCAGCGCACGTGGCACCCGCCGGCCGGGGTCGATCCGGACACGACGCCCGAGACGTCGTCGGAGTTCATCCTCGCCGTCCTGCAGGGGGAGAGGCTGCTATGA